A DNA window from Drosophila biarmipes strain raj3 chromosome 2R, RU_DBia_V1.1, whole genome shotgun sequence contains the following coding sequences:
- the LOC108029933 gene encoding protein late bloomer: MGCATTSVKITSIALNAILGFLAAGAIGWIAFSADTETQEFVIAAYITCSVILLLALLGIFGAIRESVALTATSAVFLLILAILQIVSTCLFLHQYEEKSGQEVVEVAWQANNMDALQQKHECCGKSSAQDYVHLSQVIPPSCYEDLKQDPEHLYLEGCIEKLQSFYESDRLRFIIVSWVLVAFELICFALALFLAISFKNKQRRMEF, translated from the exons TTTCTGGCGGCCGGGGCTATAGGATGGATTGCTTTTAGTGCGGATACGGAGACCCAGGAATTCGTCATAGCCGCCTACATAACGTGCTCGGTCATCCTGCTATTAGCTTTGCTGGGCATCTTCGGGGCCATCCGGGAATCGGTGGCTCTGACAGCAACG AGTGCCGTGTTCCTGCTGATCCTGGCCATCCTGCAGATCGTGAGCACCTGCCTGTTCCTCCACCAGTACGAGGAGAAGAGCGGCCAGGAGGTGGTGGAGGTGGCCTGGCAGGCGAACAATATGGACGCACTGCAGCAGAAGCACGAGTGCTGCGGCAAGAGCAGCGCCCAGGACTACGTCCACCTCAGCCAGGTGATCCCGCCCAGCTGCTACGAGGACCTCAAACAGGATCCAGAGCATCTTTACTTGGAGGGCTGTATCGAGAAGCTGCAGAGCTTCTATGAGAGCGACAGGCTGCGCTTCATCATAGTCTCCTGGGTGCTGGTGGCCTTTGAG TTAATCTGCTTCGCCTTGGCCCTTTTCCTGGCCATTAGTTTTAAGAACAAGCAGCGGCGCATGGAGTTCTAG